One window from the genome of Dermacentor silvarum isolate Dsil-2018 chromosome 5, BIME_Dsil_1.4, whole genome shotgun sequence encodes:
- the LOC125945877 gene encoding uncharacterized protein LOC125945877: MSSDLRERLHNVLKPPESRVVRVTVGRTPAMLGMCTTRVSVAGHHTSGFHVLSHCPHGVILGLDFLTDHLAVIDCSAGVVEFDFPASPDVPDTVQSQLSCAEFVRLPPQALTYIVVVPCPSVRDGDYVVILTTSVLSPHNISFPHTAVTGAANQTWLPFLNFTLSPQVLPQGIVLVTLLQSDECHISLLSPDFTSAILSTDAHTSPSVTSDITNIIVPDLLPSQVHDLRHLLVTYSHIFDFDGRPLGQTSLVKHLIHTGDAPPIHRRPYVVSPSEHQAIQQEVDKMLSKGITQPPASPWASPVVSLKKDNSWRFCVDYQHLNKITKKHSICH, translated from the coding sequence atgagctctgatctccgtgaacgcttacacaatGTCCTAAAACCTCCAGAgtcccgcgttgtgcgtgtcACTGTCGGCAGAACTCCAGCcatgcttggaatgtgcaccacACGCGTGAGTGTCGCTGGCCACCACACTTCCGGGTTTCATGTTCTTAGCCACTGCCCTCATGGCGTAATCCTTGGActcgatttcttgactgaccacttgGCTGTAATTGACTGCTCAGCCGGTGTCGTTGAATTTGACTTCCCCGCTTCACCAGACGTTCCTGACACGGTCCAGAgtcagctctcttgtgccgagtttgttcgtttgccgccaCAAGCTCTCACCTATATTGTCGTTGTACCCTGCCCCAGTGTACGGGATGGTGACTACGTGGTTATTCTGACTACCAGTGTCCTTTCGCcgcacaacatttcctttccccacactgcTGTGACTGGTGCGGCCAACCAAACGTGGCTGCCCTTCTTGAACTTCACACTcagtcctcaagttcttccccaaggcatagttttggtCACTCTCTTGCAATCAGATGAGTGCCATATTTCATTGCTGTCACCTGATTTTACGTCAGCAATCTTGTCCACCGACGCGCACACTTCTCCATCGGTAACGAGCGATATCACAAATATTATTGTCCCGGACCTTCTGCCCTCTCAAGTAcacgacctccgtcatttgctcgtcacatactcccacatcttcgactttgacggccgtcccttaggtcaaacctctctcgtcaaacatctcatacatactggcgatgcgcctccaattcaccggcgaccttatgTCGTGTCACCATCCGAACACCAAGctattcaacaagaggttgacaagatgctaTCAAAGGGCATTACTCAGCCGCCCGCgagtccgtgggcttcccctgttgtctcacttaaaaaggacaacagttggcgattctgcgttgattatcagcacctcaataagatcaccaagaagcATTCTATATGCCACTAA